The Lonsdalea populi genome window below encodes:
- the wecB gene encoding non-hydrolyzing UDP-N-acetylglucosamine 2-epimerase — protein MKILIALGTRPEVIKLAPVILALRHRAEVRICASGQHREMLVQALDAFSLVPDIQLDTMSPGRSLNILASRQLCAFDEVFEQEKPDWVVVQGDTTTAFCAGLAAFHRGIRIAHVEAGLRTGDLTSPFPEEANRSLLARIATLHCAPTSAAADALSVENIDKNSIIVTGNTVVDAIYQAQASWKEGKPEQLTDDLERWISAAPFVLLTCHRRENFGEVMENICHMIARLCERYSELQWIFPVHLNPAVSGPVRRILGHIPNLLLTDPVDYHTSLYLIANARLVISDSGGIQEEAPTFGTPVVVMREFTERMEGVDAGFATLAGQDPERIEQAVNDWLSHPEKVEKIKTLSTPYGDGKAAHRIANALMDQPVEAFCG, from the coding sequence ATGAAAATCCTCATAGCGTTAGGAACTCGGCCCGAGGTGATTAAACTCGCTCCGGTGATACTGGCTTTGCGCCATCGTGCCGAAGTCCGAATCTGCGCGAGCGGTCAGCATCGAGAAATGCTGGTTCAAGCTTTGGATGCATTTTCTCTGGTACCCGATATTCAACTCGATACCATGAGTCCAGGACGTTCGCTGAATATCCTCGCTTCCCGCCAACTTTGCGCTTTTGATGAGGTTTTCGAGCAAGAGAAACCTGATTGGGTGGTGGTTCAAGGCGATACCACGACCGCCTTTTGCGCGGGACTGGCCGCTTTTCATCGTGGGATCCGCATTGCTCATGTTGAGGCCGGATTGCGCACGGGCGATCTGACAAGCCCATTCCCTGAAGAGGCGAATCGTAGTCTGCTTGCTCGCATTGCTACGCTGCATTGTGCGCCCACCTCTGCGGCTGCCGATGCGTTATCAGTGGAAAACATTGATAAAAATAGCATTATAGTGACAGGGAATACGGTCGTAGATGCTATCTATCAGGCCCAGGCTTCCTGGAAAGAAGGAAAACCAGAGCAGCTTACCGACGATCTTGAACGTTGGATCTCTGCGGCACCTTTCGTATTGCTGACTTGCCACCGGCGAGAGAATTTCGGTGAGGTAATGGAGAATATCTGCCATATGATCGCGCGATTGTGTGAACGTTATTCCGAGCTGCAGTGGATATTTCCCGTCCATCTCAATCCTGCTGTTAGCGGTCCGGTACGGCGGATTTTGGGGCATATTCCTAATCTGTTGTTAACCGATCCTGTTGATTACCACACAAGTCTCTACCTTATCGCCAACGCCCGGCTTGTCATTTCTGACTCTGGTGGAATTCAGGAAGAAGCGCCAACGTTTGGCACCCCAGTTGTCGTTATGCGTGAATTCACCGAGCGTATGGAAGGTGTTGACGCAGGCTTCGCTACACTGGCGGGACAAGATCCTGAACGAATTGAGCAAGCGGTTAACGATTGGCTCTCTCATCCTGAAAAAGTAGAAAAAATAAAGACGTTGTCGACGCCTTATGGTGACGGGAAAGCGGCTCATCGAATCGCGAATGCATTGATGGATCAGCCCGTGGAGGCGTTTTGTGGTTGA
- a CDS encoding phenylacetate--CoA ligase family protein, whose translation MKKLVPFLRESILKLSEWKISSQHPALLASERLFSLPPFSVVKGIVSANIAYPYAEKHEKRHVTEKVDALRRHYRQPFELRLAQAKAALVDVLKFAGSEVPYYRDLFAATGFSPDAVEKDIGYLQELPLLTKDIIREQGERLFSRSLSDIRHHMCKTGGSTGLSCHIAYDQPAADWSAAVTLFCRESVGNTKRRSELHFACRFPDMADPGWPTLEDFKCFAMNRSNIFFDRLDDVGLAEIWQTLKRRKPYMVHAHPSTIYALACYIEREYGSAKTFEVFESSGELLAPYMREAIARILKCRVVDRYGLAELGVMAYELSGHEKGLQVLDSEGWPESGVNDSGDHELIFTGFHNRLMPLIRYTTGDLAKVEQRKDGFYLTDVTGRIHDIIHLNGVAYPTHTIQDMLDFRVGGIQEFQIDMRGEKPLMRIVPEQNADVAQIAAKIEHYWPDSMTVAFVGHDDFIRVGHRAKFRHVVSL comes from the coding sequence ATGAAAAAATTAGTTCCGTTTCTGCGGGAGTCAATTTTGAAGCTCTCTGAATGGAAGATATCTTCACAGCATCCAGCGCTGCTTGCCTCTGAGAGACTCTTTTCGCTTCCGCCTTTCAGCGTTGTAAAAGGGATCGTGAGTGCAAATATTGCTTATCCTTACGCAGAAAAGCATGAAAAGCGTCATGTCACGGAGAAAGTCGATGCCTTACGCCGACATTATCGACAGCCTTTTGAGCTGCGTCTGGCTCAGGCTAAAGCGGCATTGGTAGACGTACTGAAATTCGCAGGTAGCGAGGTGCCATACTACCGTGATTTGTTTGCTGCAACGGGTTTTTCGCCTGATGCAGTGGAGAAAGACATTGGTTATCTGCAAGAATTACCTTTGCTGACGAAAGACATTATTCGTGAACAGGGCGAGCGTCTTTTCTCTCGCTCTCTTAGTGATATTCGCCACCATATGTGCAAGACCGGTGGCTCTACCGGATTATCTTGCCATATTGCCTACGATCAGCCGGCAGCGGACTGGTCCGCTGCCGTGACGCTATTTTGCAGAGAATCTGTAGGAAATACGAAACGACGATCTGAACTCCACTTCGCGTGTCGTTTTCCCGATATGGCCGACCCAGGCTGGCCTACGCTTGAAGACTTTAAATGTTTTGCCATGAATCGCAGCAACATTTTCTTTGACCGTTTGGATGATGTCGGGTTGGCTGAAATTTGGCAAACGCTGAAACGTCGCAAGCCATACATGGTTCATGCTCATCCTTCCACGATCTATGCCTTGGCATGCTATATCGAACGTGAATACGGTAGTGCTAAAACCTTTGAAGTCTTTGAGTCAAGCGGGGAGCTGTTGGCTCCCTATATGCGTGAAGCAATTGCGCGTATATTAAAATGTCGAGTGGTTGACCGCTATGGGCTCGCAGAACTCGGAGTTATGGCTTACGAACTCTCAGGGCATGAAAAAGGGTTACAAGTTCTTGATTCAGAAGGATGGCCTGAGAGTGGCGTAAATGATTCCGGGGATCATGAACTGATTTTCACGGGATTCCATAACCGCCTTATGCCGCTTATTCGTTATACCACGGGTGATTTGGCGAAAGTTGAACAGCGTAAAGACGGCTTCTACCTGACAGATGTGACAGGGCGTATTCATGACATCATTCATCTAAATGGTGTGGCCTATCCTACGCATACAATACAAGACATGCTGGATTTTCGCGTCGGCGGAATCCAGGAGTTTCAGATTGATATGCGAGGTGAAAAGCCGCTGATGCGCATCGTGCCAGAACAGAATGCGGATGTAGCGCAAATTGCTGCCAAGATTGAACACTATTGGCCTGATTCAATGACCGTCGCATTCGTTGGTCATGATGATTTTATCCGCGTTGGCCATCGCGCCAAATTCCGACATGTGGTGAGTCTATGA
- a CDS encoding polysaccharide deacetylase family protein yields the protein MIGVLYRWENRTSGELVLAALRRSVTSSGAKQVAIWDLPQHNFLLAISPDEVQGQALLDWLAQGPRKLLLFGQLPQCLIQHFGMTPYAWPEPTAPWARSPSAPSGHFAQSEAFIHYLPSGKDLGVQNWERALERFDFTDEWNNLGFGAVRAEGTPWSLTSPLRAPDGAELANVQLNDKVLASYCALFDEVGSSVLWVNREVGVIDSFEWRMVENFISSWRHDVLPCFPVISEVPYGHDAAITMRLDCDEDIASARALWGAYCEAQVPLSLAIHTNNLPDDEHSAFLREFLAEGGVLLSHTATHAPDWGGSYGAAHWEGLESRKKIQQACGVRVEYAVSPFHQSPDYALAALCDVGYRGCIGGIIRNDPAFLIARGGELAHLPKGFVGHSQQSMLHGDCMLIDGDPLAIFKRAFDCAYETRTLFGYLDHPFSSRYQYGWPDEEARISAHQAFISYIRENTEQPLFLDECRAMDFLRHRAAVQLCREERGIVAYVPETGDDLRLAVEFRGSTDEITHGVVLV from the coding sequence ATGATCGGTGTTCTTTATCGTTGGGAAAATCGCACCAGTGGGGAATTGGTGCTGGCTGCGTTACGTCGCTCGGTGACATCTTCCGGTGCCAAGCAGGTCGCGATTTGGGACCTTCCTCAGCACAACTTTTTGCTGGCCATTAGCCCCGATGAAGTACAAGGTCAGGCACTACTTGACTGGTTGGCTCAAGGACCACGAAAACTTCTTTTATTTGGTCAATTGCCTCAGTGCCTGATACAGCATTTTGGTATGACGCCGTATGCCTGGCCTGAACCAACAGCACCTTGGGCTCGCAGCCCATCAGCACCGAGCGGGCACTTCGCGCAAAGCGAAGCATTCATTCATTATTTACCGTCGGGTAAAGATCTGGGTGTGCAAAATTGGGAGCGAGCTCTAGAGCGTTTCGACTTTACCGATGAATGGAATAACCTGGGATTCGGTGCCGTGCGTGCAGAGGGAACACCCTGGAGTTTGACTTCCCCACTGAGAGCTCCTGATGGTGCCGAACTTGCGAATGTTCAACTCAATGACAAGGTATTAGCCAGCTATTGTGCACTCTTTGACGAAGTTGGTAGCAGCGTTCTTTGGGTCAACCGCGAGGTGGGGGTGATCGATTCGTTTGAATGGCGGATGGTCGAGAATTTCATTAGCAGCTGGCGCCACGATGTGTTGCCGTGTTTCCCTGTCATCAGTGAGGTTCCTTACGGTCATGATGCGGCAATTACGATGCGGTTGGATTGCGATGAAGATATTGCGTCTGCCCGGGCGCTCTGGGGGGCTTATTGCGAAGCCCAGGTTCCGCTGTCTTTAGCTATTCACACCAACAATTTACCGGACGATGAACACTCAGCTTTTTTACGTGAGTTTTTGGCTGAGGGGGGGGTATTGCTGTCCCATACGGCAACGCATGCGCCGGATTGGGGTGGCAGCTATGGTGCCGCACATTGGGAAGGCCTGGAATCCCGGAAAAAGATACAACAGGCCTGTGGTGTGAGGGTGGAATATGCAGTATCGCCTTTCCATCAGTCTCCTGACTATGCGTTAGCTGCCCTGTGTGATGTGGGATATCGGGGTTGTATCGGCGGTATCATCAGGAATGACCCTGCATTTCTGATTGCAAGGGGGGGAGAGTTAGCTCACTTGCCTAAGGGATTTGTCGGACACTCTCAACAGAGTATGCTGCATGGCGATTGCATGTTGATCGACGGAGATCCTTTAGCGATCTTTAAACGTGCGTTTGATTGCGCATACGAAACCCGGACGCTTTTTGGTTATCTGGACCATCCTTTCTCTTCTCGGTACCAATATGGCTGGCCTGATGAAGAAGCTCGTATCTCCGCGCACCAAGCTTTTATCTCCTATATTCGTGAGAATACGGAACAACCTCTCTTTTTGGATGAGTGTCGTGCAATGGATTTCTTACGCCATCGTGCCGCCGTGCAGTTATGCCGCGAGGAGCGAGGTATTGTTGCCTATGTTCCTGAAACCGGTGATGACTTGAGATTGGCCGTAGAATTCCGTGGTTCGACAGACGAAATCACTCATGGAGTCGTGCTGGTATGA